The Streptomyces sp. HUAS CB01 genome has a segment encoding these proteins:
- a CDS encoding anti-sigma regulatory factor has product MSQIAGEPGTQDFVEVRLPAAGAYLSVLRTATAGLAARLDFTLDEIEDLRIAVDEACAILLQQAVPGSVLSCVFRLVDDSLEVTVSAPTTDGRAPERDTFAWTVLSALAGKVDSSVADDRTVSISLYKQRGAGPGPA; this is encoded by the coding sequence GTGTCCCAGATCGCAGGCGAGCCCGGGACTCAGGACTTCGTGGAAGTCCGGCTGCCCGCTGCGGGTGCCTACCTGTCCGTGCTGCGTACGGCCACGGCCGGCCTCGCGGCGCGCTTGGACTTCACCCTCGACGAGATCGAGGACCTGCGCATCGCGGTCGACGAGGCCTGTGCGATCTTGCTGCAGCAGGCCGTCCCCGGATCCGTTCTCAGCTGCGTCTTCCGGCTCGTCGACGATTCCCTGGAGGTCACGGTCTCGGCCCCGACGACCGACGGCCGGGCCCCGGAGCGCGACACCTTCGCCTGGACGGTGCTCTCGGCACTGGCCGGCAAGGTCGACTCCTCCGTGGCGGACGACCGTACGGTCTCCATCAGCCTGTACAAACAGCGCGGCGCGGGACCCGGGCCGGCGTGA
- a CDS encoding Na+/H+ antiporter produces the protein MEALSVVALVAASAAIAGIARRTVVPAPLLLVAVGLVASYLPGVPEYALDPHIVLPLILPPLLHIAALDSSYLDLRANIRPIALLSVGYTLFATVLVGWVAHLVIPGLPLTAALVLGAVVAPPDAVAATAVARKLRLPGRITTILQGESLVNDATAITAYRVALAAAVGEGITWGEGVGMFLVAAAGGIGVGLVLMVPIHWLRTHLREPLLQNTLSLLIPFVAYSAAEHVHASGVLAVVVVALFLGHRSWQVDFATRLQEEAVWRMVAFILESAVFALIGLQLAHVVRKLGSFSVGEAAWYAVVIFVVVVVSRFVWVFPGTFLPRMMSKRIREREPGVDWRTPVIVGWAGMRGVVSLAIAFSIPILMADGEPFPARNLILFLTFTTVIGTLVVQGLTLPALIRVLKLPERDPRSVTLAEAQAQSEASAAAEQRLEELLADPRNALPGPLLDRLRTVLERRRNSPWERLGAVNPVTGESADDTYRRLTREVIQAEREVFVRLRDERRIDDEMMRALLRRLDLEEAAAYREAAD, from the coding sequence ATGGAGGCGTTGTCGGTGGTGGCGCTGGTCGCGGCGAGCGCCGCGATCGCGGGAATCGCCCGCAGGACGGTGGTGCCCGCCCCGCTGCTGCTCGTCGCGGTCGGGCTCGTGGCCTCGTACCTGCCCGGTGTCCCGGAGTACGCGCTGGACCCGCACATCGTGCTGCCGCTGATCCTGCCGCCACTGCTGCACATCGCGGCCCTCGACAGCTCGTACCTCGATCTGCGGGCCAACATCCGGCCGATCGCCCTGCTCTCCGTCGGCTACACCCTGTTCGCGACCGTCCTCGTCGGGTGGGTGGCGCACCTGGTGATCCCGGGCCTCCCGCTGACCGCGGCGCTCGTGCTCGGCGCGGTGGTCGCCCCGCCGGACGCGGTGGCGGCGACCGCGGTCGCCCGCAAGCTCCGTCTGCCGGGCCGGATCACGACGATCCTCCAGGGCGAGTCCCTGGTGAACGACGCCACCGCGATCACCGCCTACCGGGTGGCGCTGGCGGCCGCGGTCGGCGAGGGCATCACCTGGGGCGAGGGCGTCGGGATGTTCCTCGTCGCCGCGGCCGGCGGCATCGGCGTGGGCCTGGTGCTGATGGTGCCGATCCACTGGCTGCGGACCCATCTCAGGGAACCCCTGCTGCAGAACACCCTGTCCCTGCTGATCCCCTTCGTCGCCTACTCCGCGGCCGAGCACGTCCACGCCTCCGGAGTGCTGGCCGTGGTCGTCGTCGCCCTCTTCCTCGGGCACCGCTCCTGGCAGGTCGACTTCGCCACCCGGCTCCAGGAGGAGGCGGTCTGGCGGATGGTCGCCTTCATCCTGGAGTCGGCCGTCTTCGCGCTGATCGGACTGCAACTGGCGCACGTGGTGCGCAAGCTCGGCTCCTTCTCGGTCGGGGAGGCCGCCTGGTACGCCGTCGTCATCTTCGTCGTCGTGGTCGTGTCCCGCTTCGTGTGGGTCTTCCCCGGGACCTTCCTGCCGCGCATGATGTCGAAGCGCATCAGGGAGCGCGAGCCCGGCGTGGACTGGCGCACCCCGGTGATCGTCGGCTGGGCCGGGATGCGGGGCGTCGTCTCGCTGGCGATCGCCTTCTCCATCCCGATCCTCATGGCGGACGGGGAACCCTTCCCGGCGCGCAACCTGATCCTGTTCCTCACCTTCACCACGGTGATCGGCACCCTGGTCGTGCAGGGGCTCACCCTGCCGGCCCTCATCCGCGTGCTGAAGCTCCCGGAGCGCGACCCGCGGAGCGTCACCCTGGCCGAGGCGCAGGCCCAGAGCGAGGCGTCCGCCGCCGCGGAGCAGCGCCTCGAGGAACTCCTCGCCGACCCGCGCAACGCCCTTCCCGGCCCGCTGCTCGACCGGCTGCGCACCGTCCTCGAACGCCGCAGGAACTCGCCCTGGGAGCGGCTCGGGGCGGTCAACCCCGTCACGGGCGAGTCCGCGGACGACACCTACCGCCGCCTCACCCGCGAAGTGATCCAGGCCGAACGCGAGGTGTTCGTGCGCCTGCGCGACGAACGCCGGATCGACGACGAGATGATGCGGGCGCTGCTGCGGCGGCTGGACCTCGAGGAGGCGGCCGCCTACCGCGAGGCCGCGGACTGA
- a CDS encoding UBP-type zinc finger domain-containing protein → MSECPHVLDLPRPEPAPLSDTCVECQAAGTHPVQLRICLSCGHVGCCDSSPGRHATQHAEQEEHPVMRTLEQGESWRWCFPDGSIV, encoded by the coding sequence ATGAGCGAGTGCCCGCACGTTCTCGACCTGCCGCGCCCCGAACCCGCGCCTCTGAGCGACACCTGCGTCGAGTGCCAGGCGGCGGGGACGCACCCGGTGCAGCTGCGGATCTGTCTCTCGTGCGGACACGTGGGGTGCTGCGACTCGTCGCCCGGCCGGCACGCGACCCAGCACGCCGAGCAGGAGGAACATCCGGTGATGCGTACCCTTGAGCAGGGAGAGAGCTGGCGATGGTGTTTTCCGGACGGTTCGATCGTCTGA
- a CDS encoding 1-aminocyclopropane-1-carboxylate deaminase/D-cysteine desulfhydrase yields the protein MNAFDPAVLRPRLPSPLVPVADERFARHGVRLLLKRDDLIHPDLPGNKWRKLAPNLRAAAGRTVLTFGGAYSNHLRATAAAGRLLGFPTVGVVRGDELAGKPLNASLAACAADGMRLHFVDRATYRRTSEPEVLAELLERIGEPEGCWVVPEGGSNALAARGCTELGRELRGETDVAAVACGTGGTLAGLAAGLGDGARALGIPVLKGACLGERTAALQQEAFGGPAGDWSLDERFHFGGYARVPPDLDAFAQDFEARHGLPVERLYVAKMLYGLVVLAGEGAFPPGTTVAAVITGRPQSAASR from the coding sequence GTGAACGCGTTCGACCCCGCCGTCCTGCGACCCCGGCTCCCGTCGCCCCTGGTGCCGGTGGCCGACGAGCGCTTCGCACGGCACGGGGTGCGGCTGCTGCTCAAGCGGGACGACCTCATCCACCCCGACCTGCCCGGCAACAAGTGGCGCAAGCTGGCGCCGAACCTCCGCGCGGCGGCGGGCCGCACCGTGCTCACCTTCGGCGGCGCGTACTCCAACCATCTGCGCGCCACGGCCGCCGCCGGGCGGCTGCTCGGCTTCCCCACCGTGGGCGTCGTCCGGGGCGACGAGCTCGCCGGGAAGCCCCTCAACGCGTCACTGGCCGCCTGCGCCGCCGACGGGATGCGGCTGCACTTCGTGGACCGCGCCACGTACCGCCGCACGTCCGAACCGGAGGTGCTGGCCGAGCTCCTGGAGCGCATCGGGGAGCCCGAGGGGTGCTGGGTCGTGCCGGAGGGCGGCAGCAACGCCCTTGCAGCGCGGGGCTGTACGGAGCTCGGCCGCGAGCTGCGCGGCGAGACCGACGTGGCGGCCGTGGCGTGCGGGACCGGCGGGACGCTCGCGGGACTCGCCGCCGGACTCGGGGACGGAGCGCGGGCGCTGGGCATCCCCGTGCTCAAGGGGGCCTGCCTCGGCGAGCGGACGGCCGCCCTCCAGCAGGAGGCGTTCGGCGGACCGGCGGGCGACTGGTCGCTGGACGAGAGGTTCCACTTCGGCGGGTACGCCCGGGTCCCGCCCGACCTCGACGCGTTCGCGCAGGATTTCGAAGCACGTCACGGACTGCCCGTGGAACGTCTCTATGTCGCCAAAATGCTCTACGGACTTGTCGTCCTCGCCGGCGAGGGCGCCTTCCCGCCCGGGACCACCGTCGCGGCGGTGATCACCGGCCGGCCTCAGTCCGCGGCCTCGCGGTAG
- a CDS encoding RNA polymerase sigma factor SigF encodes MRDGDGPVRDEERIPGTPNSGRTAPAEPGGAPAGIPEQQARPHPVDERDGLPAAAEQKQAGGTSQAKHWQRAAMSEHEHDLKEHGHHAPNDRSEARSMFIALRKLPEGSPERAELRNQLVRMHLPLVEHLARRFRNRGEPLDDLTQVATIGLIKSVDRFDPDRGVEFSTYATPTVVGEIKRHFRDKGWAVRVPRRLQELRLALTTATAELSQQHGRSPTVHELAERLGISEEEVLEGLESANAYSTLSLDVPDTDDESPAVADTLGAEDEALEGVEYRESLKPLLEDLPPREKRILLLRFFGNMTQSQIAQEVGISQMHVSRLLARTLAQLREKLLVEE; translated from the coding sequence GTGAGGGACGGGGACGGTCCGGTGCGCGACGAGGAGCGGATTCCCGGAACGCCGAACAGCGGGCGCACGGCTCCTGCGGAGCCGGGCGGCGCGCCGGCGGGCATCCCGGAGCAGCAGGCCAGGCCGCACCCGGTGGACGAGCGTGACGGCCTCCCGGCCGCGGCGGAGCAGAAGCAGGCTGGGGGTACCTCCCAGGCGAAGCACTGGCAGAGGGCGGCCATGAGCGAGCACGAGCACGACCTCAAGGAACACGGTCACCACGCTCCGAACGACCGGAGCGAGGCGCGGTCGATGTTCATCGCGCTGCGCAAACTCCCGGAGGGCTCCCCCGAGCGCGCCGAGCTCCGCAACCAGCTGGTGCGGATGCACCTGCCCCTGGTGGAGCACCTGGCCCGCCGCTTCCGCAACCGCGGCGAGCCCCTCGACGACCTGACCCAGGTCGCGACGATCGGGCTGATCAAGTCCGTGGACCGGTTCGACCCCGACCGGGGCGTCGAGTTCTCGACGTACGCGACGCCGACGGTCGTGGGCGAGATCAAGCGGCACTTCCGCGACAAGGGCTGGGCGGTGCGGGTGCCGCGGCGTCTGCAGGAACTGCGGCTCGCGCTGACCACGGCGACGGCGGAACTGTCCCAGCAGCACGGCCGCTCCCCCACGGTCCACGAGCTCGCCGAGCGCCTCGGCATCTCGGAGGAGGAGGTCCTGGAGGGCCTGGAGTCCGCCAACGCGTACTCGACACTGTCCCTGGACGTCCCCGACACCGACGACGAGTCCCCGGCGGTCGCGGACACCCTGGGCGCCGAGGACGAGGCGTTGGAGGGCGTCGAGTACCGCGAGTCGCTGAAGCCGCTGCTGGAGGACCTGCCGCCCCGGGAGAAGCGGATTCTGCTCCTTCGCTTCTTCGGCAACATGACGCAGTCGCAGATCGCCCAGGAGGTCGGCATCTCCCAGATGCACGTCTCCCGCCTCCTGGCGCGCACGCTCGCACAGCTCCGCGAAAAGCTCCTCGTCGAGGAGTGA